The Oscillospiraceae bacterium genome contains the following window.
ATCGCAGCTACGCATAGAGTACGTCATAATTTATATATTTGCTGCACCAAGAGACAGAACATCGAATCGGCCCATGCAAACCATGCGCGCGTAAAATGTGTCGGATCGTTCGCCTCAAAACTTTCATGCATGTGATAGGTGCCGGCGGTGGTGTTGAAAAGCATCGACAGGATTTCCTTTTTTTCATCAAGCGACGTGGATGTCAACCCCTGGACGGCAAGTGCAATCGGCCAGATATACCCTTTACGGGTGTGCTGACTTCCAATCCCCGCGCCAAACTTTCCCGTGAAATAATATGGATTATTCTCGCTGAGGAGAAAACGACGCGTGTTTTTATAGATCTCATCCTCCGGCTGGCAGTAGCCGTACCATGGGGCACCCAGCAAGCTGGGCAGATTCGCGTCATCCATCAAAGTATAGTTTCCAAGACCATCCACTTCATAGGCAAAAATGCGACCATACTTCGGATGCTCGATAACTCCGAACTTTTGAATGCCGGAATCAATCTCCCTGCTGAGCGATTTGGCAGATTTCAAGATGGCATCAGGCAATGGTAGTTCCTGTAAACGGTTAAGCACACTGACCGCCAGCATATTGGCA
Protein-coding sequences here:
- a CDS encoding glycoside hydrolase family 125 protein, which produces MDSLAFFLFFLEAYFRRTKDRTVFTETVVGAVQTILEVWRTEQKHAEFSPYRFERDSPLKTETLSNGGQGTLVGYTGMTWSGFRPSDDACELHYLIPANMLAVSVLNRLQELPLPDAILKSAKSLSREIDSGIQKFGVIEHPKYGRIFAYEVDGLGNYTLMDDANLPSLLGAPWYGYCQPEDEIYKNTRRFLLSENNPYYFTGKFGAGIGSQHTRKGYIWPIALAVQGLTSTSLDEKKEILSMLFNTTAGTYHMHESFEANDPTHFTRAWFAWADSMFCLLVQQIYKL